The genomic region TCCTGCCCTTCTTTGTGCTGGCCCAGGTGTTCCCCTCTTCCCCTATGGGCCAAGTGTTGGAGATCGGGAGTTTGTCAAGAGGATCTCGGACTTCACCTCGCCACTCTTCAAGCCCCAGATTGGCTTCcctcttggcttctctctccGGGATTATCTCTATGTGAGTCCCCAGCTGCAGCCCAAAAGACAGGACCCATGGCCCTGTGACCGTGACTGTGgtccagaggaaggaagaatgcAACAAATAACACTTGTTAGACACCTCCTGTGTCCCTGCCTCTGGCACAGTTTGCATTTATACTCTTTAATGCCTGGGTGCTGACTGAGGAAGACTGAGCTAGGCAAGGCTCTCTCCCCTCATGGACAAAAGTGTCTTTACCTCAATAGAGAGGTCTGGGAGTCCACTAAGCTCTCCACTGTTTTCAGAGCCTTTTTAATGAGTTAGAAGCTCTACTTGGGAAACCACCTTTTAATGCTGTTTACATTTTCTATGAATATTTACTGGCTCCTCAGTCCAAGGACGCCATGTCTCCTGGAGAAGAGACGGAATGGTGGTTGTGGTACCTGTGGGCCTCAGGGGTGGgcatgggggctggggcaggacacACTAAGATAGGGCAACCCAGAGATGGGACTGAGTGTAGCAATCGTCTAGCCCACTCTGATGTGGATGGAGCCTCAGGATGGCTCTATGGGGACTCACCCAGAGGGCTCTGCTCTGTGATGGGCCTGTTTGTGGATGGGGTTGGCCATGGAAGCAGGGGAAAACCTACCATGACAGGAAGTACTTAAAACTGAGGAGTGTCCGCAGATGAAGAGTATTGTGTGAGAACTACGTAAAGGGGTCTCTCCCAGCAGGCAGGGAGATGAATGAAACGATCTTGTGGAAGTTGTTGACATCTCTTCAGTTTACCCAGAGAGGTCCTTGGGGGTCACACTTCTGAGGAGCTGGCCCTGTGCTGGGATATTTttgtcccttcctccttcctccctaaACACTAACCAGAAGAACTTTTGTGCCCAGTTCACAGATAATGGGCAGATCATCTTCCCGGAGTCAGAGTACCAGGTTTTCTCCTACCCCAATCCCCCTCGTAGAGGCTTCACAGGCTGGGACCCCGTGGCCCTGGTGGCTCCATTCTGGGACGATGCTGATTTTTCCACTGGCAAGGGAACCATATTTTATCAGGTGAGCCTTTCCAAGCCCAGAATTCAGGACCCCCCAGCAGCCAGCAAAGAGAGACAAAGGGCTATgtggcggtgtgtgtgtgtgtgtgtgtgtgtgtgcgcgcacg from Mustela nigripes isolate SB6536 unplaced genomic scaffold, MUSNIG.SB6536 HiC_scaffold_3860, whole genome shotgun sequence harbors:
- the LOC132009058 gene encoding mucin-4-like, with translation SFYSTVYYQHFPTIHSIVKVHCEDSDIRDGTITTSVRIGSQRRTTPSPPSTTSQTSTTPSPRTSIGTHSTPAPVPVKPKKGVPLFPYGPSVGDREFVKRISDFTSPLFKPQIGFPLGFSLRDYLYFTDNGQIIFPESEYQVFSYPNPPRRGFTGWDPVALVAPFWDDADFSTGKGTIFYQ